In the genome of Arabidopsis thaliana chromosome 4, partial sequence, the window TGTTACACAAGTAATCTCTCATCAGATATCAATGTGTGTGTTTCATTAAGACGTGTATAAGCTCGAGTTATGGTTgacattttgaaattatagATCAACCCCAAATTCATTTCCTCGGATGTATAAAGAAACCCAGATCATCATGATTAACTGAATTTCAAGAACTCAATCCAGGAACTGAGAGCATTTCCTAGGGATCTCAATGGCAATGGAGAAAGATCTCAGTCCAAATTCTCCACGGATTAGAAAGCTAAGGGATACTAGTTACCCTACTACACCAACGTCTCGAATGAATACTAATAACCAGAGAGATAACCATTATCCCAACATTCCTAATTCACCAAGGGATTACAATTATACTCCTAGCTCTCCAACAGCTCGCATTCGACACCGCAGGCGATCAAGCGAGGTATCTATACAATGTCATACTCTCTTTTCCGGTTGAATCCAAAATTTGATTgtctttttcaatattgatcAGAATTTAGCTGAGGTGAACAGAAGCAATGTAAGCAGAGTAAGCAATTTGTTACTTGGTGATAAGAACAAGTACAGATCAATGTGGATAAGGACATGCTCATCTCTCTGGATGCTCGGTGGAGTTGTGTTTATAATCTACATGGGTCATCTCTACATTTGGGCTATGGTTGTGGTTATACAGATATTCATGGCCAAAGAGCTCTTCTTTCTTCGCAGAAGAGCTCATGAAGAACGTCGCTTACCCGGTTTCTGGCTCTTGAATTGGCACTTCTTCTTCACGGCTATGTTGTTTGTCTATGGACGCATCATTCAACAGCAGCTAGTCAACACGGTTTCTTCAGATAGATTCATATACAAGCTTGTGAGTGGTCTTATCAAGTACCAGATGGTTATTTGCTACTTCTTGTACATCGCAGGTTtgtctgtttcttttttcttcacaaaaacaatactctctttcttgatttatTAACAGCTTAAGTTGGATTCAGGTCTCATATGGTTTATCCTTACATTGAAGAATAAGATGTATAAGTATCAGTTTGGGCAATACGCTTGGACACATATGATCCTTATCGTTGTCTTTACTCAATCTTCTTTCACCGTCGCCAATATTTTTGAAGGGATCTTCTGGTACAATGGACTCTTATATATATCCACTGAAGCATAATAGTTTTCCCGAGTgctaatttcttttaaatatgcAGGTTTCTTCTACCAGCAGCACTGATTGCTATGAACGATGTAGCAGCTTACTTCTTCGGTTTCTATTTCGGGAAAACTCCGCTCATCAAGTTGTCTCCAAAGAAAACATGGGAAGGTTTCATCGGAGCATCAGTTGCAACTATAATCTCTGCATTTATTGTAATAACCTTCTTCTATCATTTATTCATTCGTTCGtaactctttcttttggtCTCAAGACTGATAGATTATTATCTGCTTCGTACAACAGTTTGCTAATGTCTTAGGCCAGTTCCAATGGCTTACATGTCCAAGGAAGGTAACAAAAAGTGATATCTCCATCACAATATTTTGTCTCGGCCTTTACTTCATCCTTGTGTTGCATATCTTTTGCAGGATTTATCA includes:
- a CDS encoding Phosphatidate cytidylyltransferase family protein (Phosphatidate cytidylyltransferase family protein; FUNCTIONS IN: phosphatidate cytidylyltransferase activity; INVOLVED IN: phospholipid biosynthetic process; LOCATED IN: membrane; EXPRESSED IN: petal, leaf whorl, flower, pollen tube; EXPRESSED DURING: 4 anthesis, petal differentiation and expansion stage; CONTAINS InterPro DOMAIN/s: Phosphatidate cytidylyltransferase (InterPro:IPR000374), Phosphatidate cytidylyltransferase, eukaryota (InterPro:IPR016720); BEST Arabidopsis thaliana protein match is: CDP-diacylglycerol synthase 1 (TAIR:AT1G62430.1); Has 7211 Blast hits to 7203 proteins in 2581 species: Archae - 0; Bacteria - 5077; Metazoa - 186; Fungi - 148; Plants - 138; Viruses - 0; Other Eukaryotes - 1662 (source: NCBI BLink).), whose product is MAMEKDLSPNSPRIRKLRDTSYPTTPTSRMNTNNQRDNHYPNIPNSPRDYNYTPSSPTARIRHRRRSSENLAEVNRSNVSRVSNLLLGDKNKYRSMWIRTCSSLWMLGGVVFIIYMGHLYIWAMVVVIQIFMAKELFFLRRRAHEERRLPGFWLLNWHFFFTAMLFVYGRIIQQQLVNTVSSDRFIYKLVSGLIKYQMVICYFLYIAGLIWFILTLKNKMYKYQFGQYAWTHMILIVVFTQSSFTVANIFEGIFWFLLPAALIAMNDVAAYFFGFYFGKTPLIKLSPKKTWEGFIGASVATIISAFIFANVLGQFQWLTCPRKDLSTGWLHCDPGPLFRPEYYPFPSWITPFSPWKGISTLPVQWHAFSLGLFASIMAPFGGFFASGFKRAFKIKDFGDSIPGHGGFTDRMDCQMVMAVFAYIYIQSFIVNRDYSVEMILDQISRSLGHEEQKMLYEKLGDILQHKLQGRF